From Sphingomonas nostoxanthinifaciens, a single genomic window includes:
- a CDS encoding SDR family NAD(P)-dependent oxidoreductase: MVEAVAVVIGAGGGIGVALIQALASSGRYARVHALSRDPGEDDGEVFGGVIDVTDEASIRHAAGRIGPPVDLVVIATGILHEDGIMPEKALGELDGGTLARIFQLNTIGPALAFKHFAPLLASDRRTVITALSARVGSISDNRTGGWYGYRASKAALNMIVKSAAIEIARSRPLALCFALHPGTVDTGLSQPFQRGVPPDRLFSPDRAARQLLDVIAGLDSRSNGRIFGWDGREIDP; encoded by the coding sequence TTGGTAGAGGCGGTCGCCGTCGTGATCGGCGCGGGCGGCGGCATCGGCGTAGCGCTCATCCAGGCGCTCGCTTCGTCCGGTCGCTACGCCCGCGTCCACGCGCTGTCGCGCGACCCGGGTGAAGATGACGGTGAAGTCTTCGGAGGCGTCATCGATGTCACGGACGAGGCAAGCATCCGCCACGCCGCCGGGCGCATCGGACCGCCAGTCGATCTGGTCGTGATCGCGACCGGCATCCTGCATGAGGACGGCATTATGCCAGAAAAGGCGCTGGGCGAATTAGACGGCGGCACGCTCGCGCGCATCTTCCAGCTCAACACGATCGGGCCGGCGCTGGCCTTCAAGCACTTCGCGCCGTTGCTGGCGAGCGACCGGCGTACCGTGATCACCGCACTCTCCGCCCGCGTCGGCAGCATCTCCGACAACCGCACCGGCGGCTGGTATGGCTACCGCGCCTCGAAGGCCGCGCTCAACATGATCGTGAAGTCGGCCGCGATCGAGATCGCGCGGTCCCGGCCGCTGGCCCTGTGTTTCGCGCTACACCCGGGAACGGTGGATACGGGTCTGAGCCAGCCCTTCCAGCGGGGCGTTCCGCCGGACCGGCTGTTCAGCCCCGACCGCGCGGCCCGGCAGCTCCTTGATGTGATTGCCGGTCTCGATAGCAGATCGAACGGTAGGATCTTCGGCTGGGACGGGCGCGAAATCGATCCCTGA
- a CDS encoding aspartate/glutamate racemase family protein — protein MLTIGLIGGMSWESSAEYYRILNQGVRDRLGPTASASCLLWSFNFAEIEELQHRGDWGGLTARMVDAARRLEAAGAEMLLICTNTMHRMAPAIQAAVNVPLLHIADPTAGRVKAAGIRKDGLLGTAFTMEHEFYKGRLAKQHGLSVIVPTDEDRATVHRVIYEELVVGKVVAASRDAYRAIIARMVEAGAEAVILGCTELMLLLRPEDSPVPIFDTTAIHATVAVELALADTQPAS, from the coding sequence ATGCTGACGATCGGCCTGATCGGCGGAATGAGTTGGGAAAGCTCGGCGGAATATTATCGCATTCTCAACCAGGGTGTCCGGGACCGGCTTGGACCGACAGCTTCCGCTTCCTGCCTGCTGTGGTCGTTCAACTTCGCCGAGATCGAGGAGCTGCAGCATCGCGGTGATTGGGGCGGCCTCACGGCTCGCATGGTGGACGCGGCCCGGCGGCTCGAGGCGGCCGGTGCCGAGATGCTGCTGATCTGCACTAACACCATGCATCGCATGGCGCCCGCCATTCAGGCGGCGGTGAACGTGCCGCTTCTCCATATCGCGGATCCGACCGCAGGGCGCGTTAAGGCGGCGGGTATTCGGAAAGACGGGCTCCTCGGCACGGCCTTCACCATGGAGCACGAATTCTACAAGGGGCGCTTGGCCAAGCAGCATGGGTTGAGTGTCATCGTCCCCACGGACGAGGACCGCGCAACGGTGCATCGAGTGATCTACGAGGAGCTTGTCGTCGGGAAGGTCGTCGCGGCGTCGAGAGACGCCTATCGCGCGATCATCGCGCGGATGGTTGAGGCAGGCGCCGAGGCCGTGATCCTCGGGTGCACCGAATTGATGCTGCTGCTTCGACCGGAGGATAGCCCCGTCCCGATTTTCGATACCACCGCGATCCATGCGACCGTTGCGGTGGAATTGGCTTTGGCCGACACTCAGCCGGCCTCATAG
- a CDS encoding MarR family winged helix-turn-helix transcriptional regulator, with the protein MRKVHNAHIKALLPELHRSLIDIAGVMNRPERDAELLAKAGLSLERALFPLLVSVERRGPIGVGDLADGIGRDYTTVSRQVARLEALGLVERRPSATDKRVNEAVVTPSGKTATDALDIAREDMAVAMFQDWERRDFDDLVRLMRMLAETMES; encoded by the coding sequence ATGAGGAAAGTGCATAATGCACATATTAAGGCGCTGCTGCCCGAGCTGCACCGTTCGCTGATCGATATCGCGGGCGTGATGAACCGTCCCGAACGCGATGCTGAACTGCTCGCCAAGGCGGGCCTGTCGCTCGAGCGCGCGCTGTTCCCGCTGCTCGTGTCTGTCGAGCGACGCGGCCCGATCGGCGTGGGCGATCTCGCCGACGGCATAGGTCGGGATTACACGACGGTCAGCCGCCAGGTGGCACGCCTCGAGGCGCTCGGGTTGGTCGAACGGCGGCCAAGCGCAACTGACAAGCGCGTGAACGAGGCTGTGGTGACACCTTCGGGCAAGACAGCGACAGACGCGCTCGATATAGCCCGCGAGGACATGGCGGTAGCGATGTTCCAGGATTGGGAGCGTCGGGATTTCGACGATCTCGTGCGGCTGATGCGGATGCTGGCCGAGACGATGGAAAGCTAG
- a CDS encoding MipA/OmpV family protein: MEEQTEADVLICEDCPAVPTISRRRLNGLPALLAISFLVAGLPSCAWAQDASTAGGHADVAAQAGSDAPQGPMNFIAVGVGVAPKYPGAKSYSPVPFIAADITGKGVEISMRGPNIRANLLGDSAFSIGPVAGLNFGRSQSDGGVARNLPKISDEIDLGGYAAYRFGGNERGQGQLELEVTALRDVSHTSNGFTVNGDVSYILLRSFRWSLGADANLTYASSRTLRTYFGITPASALASGLIPYSPTGGVRDVGGGLTAGYQFNRRWGVISRFGYNYLVGDAAKSPIVKAGSRGQLLGGVALSYRF; the protein is encoded by the coding sequence ATGGAAGAGCAAACCGAGGCCGACGTTTTGATTTGCGAAGACTGCCCCGCCGTGCCGACCATCTCTCGCCGGCGCTTGAATGGGCTGCCGGCACTCCTGGCGATATCGTTCCTCGTTGCAGGGTTACCGAGCTGTGCCTGGGCGCAGGACGCGTCGACGGCAGGCGGTCATGCCGATGTCGCGGCTCAAGCGGGCAGCGATGCTCCGCAGGGCCCGATGAACTTCATCGCCGTCGGGGTCGGCGTGGCGCCCAAATACCCAGGCGCGAAGAGCTACTCGCCCGTTCCGTTCATCGCCGCCGACATCACGGGCAAGGGCGTCGAAATTTCGATGCGTGGTCCAAATATCCGCGCGAATCTGCTGGGCGATTCCGCTTTCTCCATCGGTCCCGTCGCCGGCCTCAACTTTGGTCGGAGCCAGAGCGACGGCGGCGTCGCCCGCAACCTTCCCAAGATCAGCGATGAAATCGATCTTGGCGGCTACGCCGCCTATCGCTTTGGCGGCAATGAGCGAGGCCAAGGCCAGCTCGAGCTGGAGGTCACCGCGCTCCGGGATGTGTCCCACACGAGCAATGGCTTCACCGTCAACGGAGACGTTTCGTACATCCTCCTGCGCAGCTTTCGCTGGAGCCTCGGAGCGGACGCCAACCTGACCTATGCGAGCAGCAGGACGCTACGCACGTATTTCGGCATTACGCCCGCCTCCGCGCTGGCCTCGGGCCTGATCCCCTATTCACCAACTGGCGGCGTCCGCGACGTGGGAGGTGGCCTTACCGCGGGCTACCAGTTCAACCGCCGCTGGGGTGTCATCTCGCGGTTCGGATATAATTATCTGGTCGGTGATGCCGCCAAGAGCCCGATCGTCAAGGCTGGATCGCGCGGCCAGCTGCTCGGCGGGGTCGCACTGTCGTACCGCTTTTGA
- a CDS encoding YncE family protein: MIVPPLYRLIAPAKPSSTSALRFTGFITLPPSTSFLSLFDYMIVEGGYLYAASIKPGTVFKVPLGAGPLPTGSQIKNLAGPPWGQGVAFDPVRRLGFVSRSGANSVDVFDPARMRLIRRISVDAGVDAVVFDPVDRLVYAAHGDTGHATLIDPDRLTIVDRVRFDGKLEFAAFDPTTRRIYQNLNDRNALAVVDLARRQVINQWPLEGCEGPSGMAVDAARHRLFIACNSNSRLAVFDLDRHSVVATLPVGRAPDVVGYDAALHRIYTTGWFGIMSTIQSGPAGRYRVLAPIHLNIGAHTLGIDPLTHRVYIGYASVFSAPRMAVFDAK, from the coding sequence TTGATCGTGCCGCCTTTGTACCGGCTTATTGCTCCTGCGAAACCTTCATCCACAAGCGCATTGCGATTCACCGGCTTTATAACGCTGCCCCCGAGCACGAGCTTCCTATCTCTGTTCGACTACATGATTGTGGAAGGCGGCTACCTGTACGCGGCGAGCATCAAGCCGGGAACCGTTTTCAAGGTACCCCTTGGCGCCGGACCGCTGCCAACGGGTTCGCAGATCAAGAACCTGGCTGGACCGCCGTGGGGGCAAGGCGTGGCATTCGATCCAGTGCGACGTCTCGGCTTCGTGTCGCGCAGCGGCGCGAACAGCGTGGATGTGTTCGATCCAGCGCGGATGCGTCTCATTCGCCGCATATCGGTGGATGCCGGTGTCGATGCGGTCGTTTTCGATCCGGTGGATCGGCTGGTGTACGCGGCGCATGGCGACACCGGCCACGCCACCCTGATCGATCCCGACAGGCTCACTATAGTCGATCGTGTTCGGTTCGATGGGAAATTGGAGTTCGCTGCTTTCGACCCAACCACCCGGCGAATCTACCAGAATCTCAATGACAGGAATGCGCTTGCCGTCGTCGATCTCGCCCGACGGCAGGTCATCAATCAGTGGCCTCTGGAAGGCTGCGAAGGACCCAGCGGTATGGCCGTCGATGCAGCACGGCATCGTTTGTTCATAGCCTGCAACAGCAACTCTCGCTTGGCAGTGTTCGATCTCGACCGGCATAGCGTCGTCGCCACGCTGCCGGTCGGCCGGGCACCGGACGTGGTCGGATACGATGCGGCGTTGCACCGCATCTACACCACCGGCTGGTTCGGCATCATGTCGACGATCCAATCAGGCCCAGCTGGTCGCTACCGCGTGCTGGCGCCGATCCACCTCAACATCGGTGCGCACACGCTTGGCATCGATCCACTCACCCACCGTGTGTACATCGGCTACGCAAGCGTATTCTCCGCGCCGCGCATGGCGGTATTCGACGCCAAGTAG
- a CDS encoding FAD-dependent oxidoreductase has translation MEERTDIDVLICGAGAAGLTLAIDLARRGISFRIIDQAERPFGGSRGKGIQPRTQEVFEDLGIIDRVMAAGGVYPPMRAYEADGSFTERQGFQAPPTSPDVPYFISLMIPQFLTEDVMRERLAELGHAVEFGHALTGLKHGDDGVSADIVSPQGEQMIYARYLIGADGGHSFVRNALGIGFPGKTLGVRAIVADVRLSGLNRDAWHQFNDGDMERLVAICPLAGTNLFQVQAPIALEGDPDLSAEGLERMIAERTGRSDIELRSVSWASAYRINARLADRYGVGRVFLIGDAAHVHPPMGGQGLNTGVQDAYNLAWKLAAVLAGAPDDLLETYEEERRPVAADVLGLSTRLLAGESRQDAMRRGEDTSQLGIRYPASSLSHDNGKRTASPLAGDRMPDATLAGAAGQPRRLFELLAGVHWTLLIAAHDYRPTAAREGLRVVTVGPGAEIRDVADQLGLSNGGGLLIRPDGYVGATFDRISLDRVDAYLAKALPARGRVLQAA, from the coding sequence ATGGAAGAGCGAACCGACATCGACGTTTTGATCTGCGGAGCCGGCGCGGCTGGTCTGACGCTGGCCATCGACCTGGCACGGCGGGGTATCTCCTTCCGCATCATCGATCAGGCCGAACGCCCGTTCGGGGGCTCGCGGGGAAAGGGTATCCAACCCCGCACGCAGGAAGTGTTCGAGGATCTCGGCATCATCGATCGCGTCATGGCGGCAGGCGGCGTCTACCCGCCGATGCGCGCCTATGAGGCTGACGGCAGCTTCACCGAGCGGCAGGGCTTTCAGGCACCGCCGACATCGCCGGACGTGCCCTACTTTATTTCGCTGATGATCCCGCAGTTCCTGACCGAAGACGTGATGCGCGAGCGGCTTGCCGAGCTTGGCCATGCCGTCGAGTTCGGACACGCGCTGACCGGATTAAAGCACGGCGACGACGGGGTTAGCGCCGACATCGTATCACCGCAGGGTGAGCAGATGATTTATGCGCGCTACCTCATCGGCGCGGACGGGGGACATAGCTTCGTCAGGAACGCGCTTGGGATCGGTTTCCCCGGCAAAACACTCGGCGTGCGCGCGATCGTCGCCGACGTTCGGCTGAGCGGGCTCAACCGCGATGCATGGCACCAGTTCAACGATGGTGACATGGAGCGGCTTGTCGCGATCTGCCCACTTGCCGGCACCAACCTGTTCCAGGTCCAGGCGCCGATCGCGCTGGAAGGCGATCCCGATCTCTCGGCTGAAGGGCTGGAACGGATGATCGCCGAACGGACCGGCAGGAGCGATATCGAACTGCGCTCGGTGTCTTGGGCGTCTGCGTACAGGATCAACGCGCGGTTGGCGGACCGCTACGGGGTTGGCCGCGTGTTCCTCATCGGCGACGCCGCCCACGTTCATCCGCCGATGGGCGGGCAGGGCCTCAACACCGGCGTGCAGGACGCCTATAATCTGGCATGGAAGCTTGCGGCGGTCCTGGCCGGCGCGCCCGACGATCTGCTCGAGACCTACGAGGAGGAACGACGCCCCGTCGCGGCTGATGTTCTTGGGCTTTCGACCCGTTTGCTGGCCGGCGAAAGCCGGCAAGATGCCATGCGCCGCGGCGAGGACACCAGTCAGCTCGGTATCCGATACCCAGCATCCTCGCTTTCTCATGATAACGGAAAACGCACGGCATCCCCGCTCGCCGGCGACAGGATGCCGGACGCAACCCTGGCGGGCGCTGCGGGCCAACCCCGCCGCCTGTTCGAGTTGCTTGCGGGAGTGCACTGGACGCTGCTGATCGCCGCGCACGACTACCGGCCAACCGCTGCGAGGGAAGGCTTACGGGTCGTGACGGTCGGGCCTGGCGCGGAGATACGCGACGTCGCCGACCAGCTGGGTCTCAGCAACGGCGGCGGTCTGCTCATTCGTCCCGATGGCTATGTCGGCGCGACGTTCGACAGGATCAGCCTCGATCGGGTCGACGCGTATCTGGCGAAGGCGCTTCCCGCGCGCGGGCGCGTGTTGCAGGCCGCCTGA
- a CDS encoding M61 family metallopeptidase — translation MFGLWAVRCRLKTAVALTVSVFLAVSLAAQAASPLTVARTALPAWSEKPFRGTIELDVDASDTVHGIVKTHETIPVQRTGDVTLLYPEWETASHAPTVPVASLAGLTIRIDGRRVEWRRDPLDVHVFHISVPAGAEQLAVDLQYIADRGTLREGMLSVPWQRVLLYPAGWSVATIRVAASLRVPTGLTTVTSLDQTHSDGSLMRFAPTSLERLVDAPFYAARHARTIDLMPGDPQPVRLDILAEDPALLAASNAEIAKLRALMTQTRRLMGPAPFRHYDAIVALDDGPGAGGIEHLEEGENILPTHYFLDPAKQLANRDLIAHELVHAWNGRFRQPADLWTPTFNQPVGGSLLWVYEGQTEFWGRVLAARSGLRTRQETLDKLALDAALVANRPGRAWKSLADSTNDAIYMAGHHVGWRDWQRREDYYPEGVLLWLDVDARLRELSGGRRGLDDFAALFFHAVKPDGTVSTYTFEDVCRTLDMVAHDDWSAFLMRHLQSHDDADAMAGLTRAGWRLIYTSAPTESFRQDEAENGGIDLTYSIGAVVGDDGRVESVAWDGPAFRAGLTPGMRLLAIGASPFSIDALRQAVSKTPSSPLILTAGTDHTGRKITVVYDGGLRYPKLERLEGVTDRLSTLLAP, via the coding sequence ATGTTCGGGTTGTGGGCCGTTCGGTGTCGGCTGAAGACCGCAGTCGCCTTGACGGTATCAGTCTTCCTGGCGGTATCGCTTGCCGCACAGGCTGCTTCGCCATTGACGGTAGCTCGCACAGCATTGCCGGCCTGGTCGGAGAAGCCGTTCCGCGGAACGATCGAGCTGGACGTGGATGCGAGCGACACGGTGCATGGCATCGTCAAGACGCATGAGACGATCCCGGTGCAGCGAACCGGAGACGTGACCCTGCTCTACCCGGAATGGGAGACGGCCAGTCATGCTCCCACCGTGCCGGTCGCATCGCTCGCGGGCCTGACGATCAGGATCGATGGCCGCCGGGTGGAATGGCGCCGCGATCCCCTCGACGTCCATGTCTTCCATATTTCCGTGCCGGCGGGCGCCGAGCAGCTGGCAGTCGACCTGCAATATATCGCCGATCGCGGTACTTTGCGTGAAGGCATGCTCAGCGTGCCATGGCAACGCGTGCTGCTCTACCCGGCCGGCTGGTCCGTCGCGACCATCCGCGTCGCCGCCAGCTTGCGCGTCCCGACCGGGCTCACGACCGTCACCTCGCTCGACCAGACACACTCGGACGGCAGCCTCATGCGCTTCGCCCCGACCTCGCTCGAGCGACTCGTCGATGCGCCGTTCTATGCCGCCCGCCATGCGCGCACCATCGACCTTATGCCCGGCGACCCGCAGCCGGTTCGGCTCGACATCCTTGCCGAAGACCCCGCTTTGCTTGCCGCCAGCAACGCGGAGATCGCCAAGCTGCGCGCGCTGATGACGCAAACGCGTCGACTGATGGGGCCCGCGCCGTTCCGGCATTACGACGCGATCGTCGCGCTCGACGACGGCCCTGGCGCGGGCGGGATCGAGCATCTCGAAGAGGGCGAGAACATCCTGCCCACACACTACTTTCTTGATCCCGCCAAGCAGCTCGCCAACCGCGACCTGATCGCGCACGAGCTTGTCCATGCCTGGAACGGCCGATTCCGGCAGCCTGCCGACCTGTGGACCCCGACCTTCAACCAGCCGGTCGGTGGTAGCCTGTTATGGGTGTACGAAGGGCAAACCGAGTTTTGGGGACGCGTTCTGGCGGCTCGATCCGGCCTGCGAACCCGGCAGGAGACACTGGACAAGCTGGCGCTCGACGCCGCTCTCGTCGCCAACCGGCCAGGCCGGGCCTGGAAATCACTTGCCGACAGCACCAACGACGCGATCTACATGGCCGGCCACCATGTCGGCTGGCGCGATTGGCAACGCCGGGAGGACTATTATCCCGAAGGCGTGCTGCTCTGGCTGGACGTCGACGCCCGCCTGCGCGAACTGAGTGGTGGTCGGCGAGGGTTGGACGACTTCGCGGCGCTGTTCTTCCATGCGGTGAAACCCGATGGAACGGTCAGCACCTATACCTTCGAGGATGTGTGCCGCACGCTGGACATGGTCGCCCATGACGATTGGTCGGCGTTCCTCATGCGACACCTCCAGAGCCATGACGATGCCGATGCGATGGCCGGGCTGACCAGGGCAGGTTGGCGACTGATCTACACCAGCGCGCCGACCGAGAGCTTCCGCCAGGACGAAGCGGAGAATGGCGGTATCGACCTTACATATTCCATCGGTGCCGTGGTCGGGGACGACGGACGGGTAGAAAGTGTTGCCTGGGACGGTCCAGCATTCCGTGCGGGTCTGACGCCGGGTATGCGGCTGTTGGCAATCGGGGCATCTCCATTCTCGATCGATGCTCTTCGGCAAGCCGTTTCAAAAACGCCGAGTTCGCCGCTGATCCTTACAGCAGGAACAGATCACACTGGCCGGAAAATCACCGTCGTTTATGACGGGGGCCTCCGGTACCCGAAACTGGAGCGGCTTGAAGGAGTGACAGATCGTCTGTCGACCCTCCTCGCACCTTGA
- a CDS encoding MarR family winged helix-turn-helix transcriptional regulator has protein sequence MSEANGDRSDEARLANDLRRSVSAFVRVIRQDTGTVRSAQSEALDLLHRLGPMNVAGLAEKRGVTHQTMRLVVAGLDTDGLVHQGADPSDRRSRLVKISPAGCAALAQERQVRTSRIEHAIQSQLSPGERDMLRAAISILDRLAEAQFIKVRGGSTDDLSLLQAAPVSGTGGPRHKRR, from the coding sequence ATGAGCGAGGCGAATGGAGACCGATCGGACGAAGCTCGGTTGGCAAATGATCTCCGGCGAAGCGTCAGCGCCTTTGTGCGCGTCATTCGGCAGGATACAGGTACGGTGCGGTCGGCGCAGTCCGAAGCGCTCGATCTTCTTCACCGGCTCGGCCCGATGAACGTCGCCGGCTTGGCCGAGAAGCGCGGCGTGACCCATCAAACGATGCGGTTGGTGGTGGCGGGGCTAGATACGGACGGACTGGTGCATCAGGGCGCCGATCCTTCTGACCGCCGGAGCCGTCTGGTGAAAATCTCCCCCGCTGGCTGTGCCGCACTTGCGCAGGAGCGCCAAGTGCGCACATCTCGGATCGAGCACGCCATTCAGAGCCAGTTGTCCCCCGGTGAACGAGACATGCTCCGGGCGGCGATCTCGATCCTTGATCGGCTCGCCGAAGCGCAGTTCATCAAGGTGCGAGGAGGGTCGACAGACGATCTGTCACTCCTTCAAGCCGCTCCAGTTTCGGGTACCGGAGGCCCCCGTCATAAACGACGGTGA
- a CDS encoding ester cyclase — MPMHDAKKVVRRFNEEVIAGGDRSAFEALIAPGFINRSAPPGASDGAESMWNTFENVLRPALAGLKVTIHDQVEEGDKVTTRKTISGVHAGPLFGVKATGKPVSIDVIDIVRVAEGRYIEHWGINSSLDRARQFATALADI, encoded by the coding sequence ATGCCGATGCACGATGCGAAAAAGGTGGTTCGCCGGTTCAACGAGGAAGTCATTGCAGGCGGTGATCGTTCCGCCTTCGAGGCGCTGATCGCGCCGGGGTTTATAAACCGATCTGCTCCGCCGGGCGCGTCCGATGGCGCCGAGAGCATGTGGAACACGTTTGAAAACGTCCTCCGCCCGGCGCTGGCCGGATTGAAGGTCACGATCCACGATCAGGTTGAGGAAGGTGACAAGGTGACCACGCGCAAGACCATCTCGGGCGTTCATGCCGGGCCGCTATTCGGGGTTAAGGCTACGGGCAAGCCGGTCAGCATCGACGTCATTGATATCGTGCGGGTCGCAGAAGGTCGCTATATCGAGCATTGGGGTATCAACAGTTCTCTCGACCGTGCTCGCCAGTTTGCAACAGCACTAGCCGATATATGA
- a CDS encoding LysR family transcriptional regulator — protein sequence MLALADFTLVARHGGFGKAARAARRPKATLSRRVAELEARLGLRLFERGSRDLKLTEEGRALYERAGALLTELEETSAAIASGSERVRGRLRISVPLLFGQVAMGQLAADFARQYPDVRLEVTTDDRAVDMIEEGCDLVIRVDPAADEALVGRPFLHDRLVVAAAPDLPWATGATVPGAVRGGDATRSWKVIAPDGPVEIMSILSCVCHR from the coding sequence CTGCTTGCCCTTGCCGACTTTACGCTCGTCGCTCGCCACGGCGGCTTCGGCAAAGCTGCTCGCGCCGCGCGGCGCCCCAAAGCAACATTGTCCCGGCGCGTAGCCGAACTAGAAGCGAGGCTGGGCCTACGCCTGTTTGAACGCGGTAGCCGCGACCTCAAGCTGACCGAGGAAGGACGGGCGCTGTACGAGCGCGCCGGCGCGCTGCTGACCGAACTTGAGGAGACGTCTGCGGCGATCGCGTCGGGTAGCGAGCGGGTGCGGGGCCGGCTGCGGATCAGCGTGCCTTTATTGTTCGGGCAGGTGGCAATGGGGCAGCTGGCCGCTGATTTTGCCCGGCAATATCCTGACGTTCGGCTGGAGGTGACGACCGACGACCGTGCCGTCGATATGATCGAGGAAGGCTGCGACCTCGTGATCCGGGTCGATCCCGCTGCCGACGAAGCGCTGGTAGGACGCCCCTTCCTCCATGACCGGCTTGTGGTGGCGGCTGCGCCCGACCTGCCGTGGGCAACAGGTGCGACCGTGCCCGGCGCGGTGCGCGGCGGCGATGCCACTCGAAGCTGGAAGGTGATCGCGCCAGACGGACCGGTGGAGATCATGTCGATCCTATCCTGCGTCTGTCATCGATGA
- a CDS encoding LysR substrate-binding domain-containing protein: MIMIRDAVRVGAGAARLPLSLVSRDIASGRLVHRGDVAGSDIALWALYPTRRLLNARVSAFLELLRRSFPTGMPEELAGYVDG, from the coding sequence ATGATCATGATCCGCGATGCTGTGCGCGTCGGCGCAGGCGCGGCGCGCCTGCCGCTGTCGCTGGTCAGCCGCGATATCGCAAGCGGCAGATTGGTGCATCGGGGCGACGTGGCCGGCTCCGACATCGCGCTTTGGGCGCTCTATCCGACCCGCCGGCTACTCAACGCCAGGGTGTCCGCCTTCCTTGAGCTCCTGCGACGATCTTTCCCCACTGGAATGCCGGAAGAACTTGCCGGCTATGTCGACGGTTAA
- a CDS encoding DUF4386 domain-containing protein, translating into MAALLYGLDAVIAPVSFALDPAKLVDGVGPAGAVMRIVEAVPMIRLNMLSEAIYQTVEVFLAIQMYRMFQPVNRNLAWQMFVLALMPIPIMFLNLLTEVGALSLAIDPGIANAFTLPQRDALASLMIRLHGDGVGIAGIFWGLWLLPLGMLIIRSGFVPKLLGLCELAGGLGWLLGSGAMLVMPGLVPAGEIANYERIASLLQIGELPFIIWLLVTAMQMVVRRPFKC; encoded by the coding sequence GTGGCCGCGCTTCTGTACGGCTTGGATGCCGTGATCGCGCCGGTGTCGTTCGCCCTCGATCCAGCTAAGCTTGTCGATGGTGTGGGGCCGGCCGGCGCGGTCATGCGCATCGTCGAAGCGGTGCCGATGATTCGGCTGAACATGTTGAGCGAGGCGATCTATCAAACCGTCGAGGTATTTCTCGCGATCCAGATGTATCGCATGTTCCAACCGGTGAACCGCAACCTAGCATGGCAGATGTTCGTGCTGGCGCTCATGCCGATCCCGATCATGTTCCTCAACCTGCTGACAGAGGTAGGCGCGCTATCCTTGGCGATCGATCCCGGCATCGCGAATGCCTTCACCCTGCCCCAGCGTGACGCACTCGCCAGTCTGATGATCCGTCTGCATGGCGACGGCGTGGGAATCGCCGGCATCTTCTGGGGGCTGTGGCTGCTTCCCCTCGGAATGCTGATCATCCGCAGCGGGTTCGTACCAAAGCTGCTCGGCCTGTGCGAACTGGCGGGCGGCTTGGGCTGGCTGCTCGGGTCCGGTGCGATGCTGGTGATGCCGGGGCTGGTGCCAGCAGGGGAAATTGCGAACTATGAAAGGATCGCATCGCTATTACAGATTGGTGAGCTGCCCTTCATTATCTGGCTGCTCGTCACGGCCATGCAGATGGTGGTCCGGCGTCCATTCAAATGTTAG